In the genome of Oncorhynchus masou masou isolate Uvic2021 chromosome 26, UVic_Omas_1.1, whole genome shotgun sequence, one region contains:
- the LOC135514739 gene encoding ADP-ribosylation factor 4 — protein sequence MGLTISSIFSRLFGKKQMRILMVGLDAAGKTTILYKLKLGEIVTTIPTIGFNVETVEYKNICFTVWDVGGQDKIRPLWRHYFQNTQGLIFVVDSNDRERVAESAEELSKMLQEDELREAVLLVFANKQDLPNAMAVSDLTDKLGLQSLRSRVWHVQATCATQGTGLYEGLDWLSNELSKR from the exons ATGGGGCTCACAATTTCGTCGATATTTTCCAGGCTTTTTGGCAAGAAACAGATGAGGATACTTATGG TTGGTTTGGACGCTGCTGGAAAGACCACTATTCTCTACAAACTGAAGCTGGGGGAAATTGTAACCACAATTCCCACCATTG GTTTTAACGTGGAGACTGTTGAGTACAAGAACATTTGTTTCACCGTGTGGGATGTGGGCGGTCAGGACAAGATCCGCCCCCTCTGGAGGCACTACTTCCAGAACACGCAG GGCCTTATCTTCGTAGTGGACAgcaacgacagagagagagtagcagaGTCGGCAGAGGAGCTGTCTAAAATG ctgcaggaggatgagTTGAGGGAGGCAGTGTTGCTGGTGTTTGCAAACAAACAGGACCTGCCCAACGCTATGGCAGTGAGCGACCTCACAGACAAACTGGGCCTGCAGAGCTTGCGCAGCAGAGTT tgGCATGTCCAGGCTACCTGTGCTACCCAGGGCACTGGGCTATACGAAGGACTGGACTGGCTTTCCAACGAGCTGTCGAAACGCTAA